In Dama dama isolate Ldn47 chromosome 20, ASM3311817v1, whole genome shotgun sequence, a single window of DNA contains:
- the HYI gene encoding putative hydroxypyruvate isomerase isoform X2: MAPLRFSANLSWLFPELSGFPARLRAAGSSGFEAAEIGWPYAEPPEALARAAREAGLRVVLINTPPGDREKGENGLGAVPGRQAAFREGLEQAVLYAKALGCSRIHLMAGRVPKGADRAVVRGEMETVFLENLRHAAEVLAQENLVGLLEPINTRITDPRYFLDTPQQAAAILQKVGRPNLQLQMVSGGEEGLLKGPVFSKSRDSGAGCRVSDGGNLLQDLFHWQIMDGNLTGNVREFMPIVGEAPFLASSWSAMRFPLSFHSSHPLHLPPEHVQVAQVPGRGEPDSPGELNFSYLFQLLEDEGYTGFVGCEYQPRGDTVEGLSWLRSYWEMRGRPQAGQ; the protein is encoded by the exons ATGGCTCCACTCCGTTTCTCGGCCAACCTGTCGTGGTTGTTCCCGGAGCTCTCGGGCTTTCCCGCGCGGCTCCGGGCCGCGGGCAGTTCCGGCTTCGAAGCGGCCGAGATCGGCTGGCCGTATGCGGAGCCGCCGGAGGCGCTGGCGCGCGCGGCGCGGGAAGCCGGGCTACGGGTCGTGCTAATCAACACGCCCCCGG gagacagagagaagggGGAGAATGGGCTGGGGGCTGTTCCCGGGAGGCAGGCGGCCTTCCGAGAAGGGCTGGAGCAGGCGGTGCTGTACGCTAAGGCTCTGGGCTGTTCCAG GATTCACCTGATGGCTGGCCGAGTGCCCAAGGGGGCTGACAGAGCCGTGGTCAGGGGTGAAATGGAGACAGTTTTCCTGGAGAACCTCAGGCATGCAGCTGAGGTTTTGGCTCAG GAGAACCTCGTGGGACTGCTGGAGCCCATAAATACCCGCATCACGGATCCCCGGTACTTCCTGGACACGCCCCAGCAGG CGGCAGCCATCTTACAGAAGGTGGGAAGACCCAACCTCCAGCTACAGATGGTAAGTGGGGGAGAGGAAGGGCTTCTCAAAGGGCCCGTGTTCTCCAAATCCAGGGACAGTGGTGCGGGCTGCAGGGTCTCTGACGGTGGGAATCTGCTCCAGGACTTATTCCACTGGCAGATCATGGACGGGAACCTGACGGGGAACGTGCGTGAGTTCATGCCCATTGTTGGTGAGGCCCCTTTCTTGGCTTCTTCCTGGTCTGCCATGAGGTTTCCTCTGTCCTTCCACTCTTCCCACCCCCTACATCTACCCCCAGAGCACGTGCAGGTGGCACAGGTCCCGGGTCGGGGGGAACCCGACAGCCCCGGAGAGCTCAACTTCTCGTATCTGTTCCAACTGCTGGAAGATGAAGGCTACACAGGCTTCGTGGGCTGCGAGTACCAGCCTCGAG GAGACACCGTAGAGGGCCTGAGTTGGCTGCGTTCGTACTGGGAGATGAGGGGCCGCCCACAGGCTGGCCAGTGA
- the HYI gene encoding putative hydroxypyruvate isomerase isoform X6: protein MAPLRFSANLSWLFPELSGFPARLRAAGSSGFEAAEIGWPYAEPPEALARAAREAGLRVVLINTPPGDREKGENGLGAVPGRQAAFREGLEQAVLYAKALGCSRIHLMAGRVPKGADRAVVRGEMETVFLENLRHAAEVLAQENLVGLLEPINTRITDPRYFLDTPQQAAAILQKVGRPNLQLQMDLFHWQIMDGNLTGNVREFMPIVEHVQVAQVPGRGEPDSPGELNFSYLFQLLEDEGYTGFVGCEYQPRGDTVEGLSWLRSYWEMRGRPQAGQ, encoded by the exons ATGGCTCCACTCCGTTTCTCGGCCAACCTGTCGTGGTTGTTCCCGGAGCTCTCGGGCTTTCCCGCGCGGCTCCGGGCCGCGGGCAGTTCCGGCTTCGAAGCGGCCGAGATCGGCTGGCCGTATGCGGAGCCGCCGGAGGCGCTGGCGCGCGCGGCGCGGGAAGCCGGGCTACGGGTCGTGCTAATCAACACGCCCCCGG gagacagagagaagggGGAGAATGGGCTGGGGGCTGTTCCCGGGAGGCAGGCGGCCTTCCGAGAAGGGCTGGAGCAGGCGGTGCTGTACGCTAAGGCTCTGGGCTGTTCCAG GATTCACCTGATGGCTGGCCGAGTGCCCAAGGGGGCTGACAGAGCCGTGGTCAGGGGTGAAATGGAGACAGTTTTCCTGGAGAACCTCAGGCATGCAGCTGAGGTTTTGGCTCAG GAGAACCTCGTGGGACTGCTGGAGCCCATAAATACCCGCATCACGGATCCCCGGTACTTCCTGGACACGCCCCAGCAGG CGGCAGCCATCTTACAGAAGGTGGGAAGACCCAACCTCCAGCTACAGATG GACTTATTCCACTGGCAGATCATGGACGGGAACCTGACGGGGAACGTGCGTGAGTTCATGCCCATTGTTG AGCACGTGCAGGTGGCACAGGTCCCGGGTCGGGGGGAACCCGACAGCCCCGGAGAGCTCAACTTCTCGTATCTGTTCCAACTGCTGGAAGATGAAGGCTACACAGGCTTCGTGGGCTGCGAGTACCAGCCTCGAG GAGACACCGTAGAGGGCCTGAGTTGGCTGCGTTCGTACTGGGAGATGAGGGGCCGCCCACAGGCTGGCCAGTGA
- the HYI gene encoding putative hydroxypyruvate isomerase isoform X5 has product MAPLRFSANLSWLFPELSGFPARLRAAGSSGFEAAEIGWPYAEPPEALARAAREAGLRVVLINTPPGDREKGENGLGAVPGRQAAFREGLEQAVLYAKALGCSRIHLMAGRVPKGADRAVVRGEMETVFLENLRHAAEVLAQENLVGLLEPINTRITDPRYFLDTPQQAAAILQKVGRPNLQLQMDLFHWQIMDGNLTGNVREFMPIVEHVQVAQVPGRGEPDSPGELNFSYLFQLLEDEGYTGFVGCEYQPRGEGGLSLAPGGTVSDRGCLPPHGLRCLAPRSPQETP; this is encoded by the exons ATGGCTCCACTCCGTTTCTCGGCCAACCTGTCGTGGTTGTTCCCGGAGCTCTCGGGCTTTCCCGCGCGGCTCCGGGCCGCGGGCAGTTCCGGCTTCGAAGCGGCCGAGATCGGCTGGCCGTATGCGGAGCCGCCGGAGGCGCTGGCGCGCGCGGCGCGGGAAGCCGGGCTACGGGTCGTGCTAATCAACACGCCCCCGG gagacagagagaagggGGAGAATGGGCTGGGGGCTGTTCCCGGGAGGCAGGCGGCCTTCCGAGAAGGGCTGGAGCAGGCGGTGCTGTACGCTAAGGCTCTGGGCTGTTCCAG GATTCACCTGATGGCTGGCCGAGTGCCCAAGGGGGCTGACAGAGCCGTGGTCAGGGGTGAAATGGAGACAGTTTTCCTGGAGAACCTCAGGCATGCAGCTGAGGTTTTGGCTCAG GAGAACCTCGTGGGACTGCTGGAGCCCATAAATACCCGCATCACGGATCCCCGGTACTTCCTGGACACGCCCCAGCAGG CGGCAGCCATCTTACAGAAGGTGGGAAGACCCAACCTCCAGCTACAGATG GACTTATTCCACTGGCAGATCATGGACGGGAACCTGACGGGGAACGTGCGTGAGTTCATGCCCATTGTTG AGCACGTGCAGGTGGCACAGGTCCCGGGTCGGGGGGAACCCGACAGCCCCGGAGAGCTCAACTTCTCGTATCTGTTCCAACTGCTGGAAGATGAAGGCTACACAGGCTTCGTGGGCTGCGAGTACCAGCCTCGAGGTGAGGGTGGGCTGAGCCTGGCCCCTGGAGGGACAGTGTCGGACAGGGGCTGTCTTCCTCCTCATGGGCTGAGATGCCTCGCGCCCCGCTCCCCTCAGGAGACACCGTAG
- the HYI gene encoding putative hydroxypyruvate isomerase isoform X1 codes for MAPLRFSANLSWLFPELSGFPARLRAAGSSGFEAAEIGWPYAEPPEALARAAREAGLRVVLINTPPGDREKGENGLGAVPGRQAAFREGLEQAVLYAKALGCSRIHLMAGRVPKGADRAVVRGEMETVFLENLRHAAEVLAQENLVGLLEPINTRITDPRYFLDTPQQAAAILQKVGRPNLQLQMVSGGEEGLLKGPVFSKSRDSGAGCRVSDGGNLLQDLFHWQIMDGNLTGNVREFMPIVGEAPFLASSWSAMRFPLSFHSSHPLHLPPEHVQVAQVPGRGEPDSPGELNFSYLFQLLEDEGYTGFVGCEYQPRGEGGLSLAPGGTVSDRGCLPPHGLRCLAPRSPQETP; via the exons ATGGCTCCACTCCGTTTCTCGGCCAACCTGTCGTGGTTGTTCCCGGAGCTCTCGGGCTTTCCCGCGCGGCTCCGGGCCGCGGGCAGTTCCGGCTTCGAAGCGGCCGAGATCGGCTGGCCGTATGCGGAGCCGCCGGAGGCGCTGGCGCGCGCGGCGCGGGAAGCCGGGCTACGGGTCGTGCTAATCAACACGCCCCCGG gagacagagagaagggGGAGAATGGGCTGGGGGCTGTTCCCGGGAGGCAGGCGGCCTTCCGAGAAGGGCTGGAGCAGGCGGTGCTGTACGCTAAGGCTCTGGGCTGTTCCAG GATTCACCTGATGGCTGGCCGAGTGCCCAAGGGGGCTGACAGAGCCGTGGTCAGGGGTGAAATGGAGACAGTTTTCCTGGAGAACCTCAGGCATGCAGCTGAGGTTTTGGCTCAG GAGAACCTCGTGGGACTGCTGGAGCCCATAAATACCCGCATCACGGATCCCCGGTACTTCCTGGACACGCCCCAGCAGG CGGCAGCCATCTTACAGAAGGTGGGAAGACCCAACCTCCAGCTACAGATGGTAAGTGGGGGAGAGGAAGGGCTTCTCAAAGGGCCCGTGTTCTCCAAATCCAGGGACAGTGGTGCGGGCTGCAGGGTCTCTGACGGTGGGAATCTGCTCCAGGACTTATTCCACTGGCAGATCATGGACGGGAACCTGACGGGGAACGTGCGTGAGTTCATGCCCATTGTTGGTGAGGCCCCTTTCTTGGCTTCTTCCTGGTCTGCCATGAGGTTTCCTCTGTCCTTCCACTCTTCCCACCCCCTACATCTACCCCCAGAGCACGTGCAGGTGGCACAGGTCCCGGGTCGGGGGGAACCCGACAGCCCCGGAGAGCTCAACTTCTCGTATCTGTTCCAACTGCTGGAAGATGAAGGCTACACAGGCTTCGTGGGCTGCGAGTACCAGCCTCGAGGTGAGGGTGGGCTGAGCCTGGCCCCTGGAGGGACAGTGTCGGACAGGGGCTGTCTTCCTCCTCATGGGCTGAGATGCCTCGCGCCCCGCTCCCCTCAGGAGACACCGTAG
- the HYI gene encoding putative hydroxypyruvate isomerase isoform X3: MAPLRFSANLSWLFPELSGFPARLRAAGSSGFEAAEIGWPYAEPPEALARAAREAGLRVVLINTPPGDREKGENGLGAVPGRQAAFREGLEQAVLYAKALGCSRIHLMAGRVPKGADRAVVRGEMETVFLENLRHAAEVLAQENLVGLLEPINTRITDPRYFLDTPQQAAAILQKVGRPNLQLQMVSGGEEGLLKGPVFSKSRDSGAGCRVSDGGNLLQDLFHWQIMDGNLTGNVREFMPIVEHVQVAQVPGRGEPDSPGELNFSYLFQLLEDEGYTGFVGCEYQPRGEGGLSLAPGGTVSDRGCLPPHGLRCLAPRSPQETP; encoded by the exons ATGGCTCCACTCCGTTTCTCGGCCAACCTGTCGTGGTTGTTCCCGGAGCTCTCGGGCTTTCCCGCGCGGCTCCGGGCCGCGGGCAGTTCCGGCTTCGAAGCGGCCGAGATCGGCTGGCCGTATGCGGAGCCGCCGGAGGCGCTGGCGCGCGCGGCGCGGGAAGCCGGGCTACGGGTCGTGCTAATCAACACGCCCCCGG gagacagagagaagggGGAGAATGGGCTGGGGGCTGTTCCCGGGAGGCAGGCGGCCTTCCGAGAAGGGCTGGAGCAGGCGGTGCTGTACGCTAAGGCTCTGGGCTGTTCCAG GATTCACCTGATGGCTGGCCGAGTGCCCAAGGGGGCTGACAGAGCCGTGGTCAGGGGTGAAATGGAGACAGTTTTCCTGGAGAACCTCAGGCATGCAGCTGAGGTTTTGGCTCAG GAGAACCTCGTGGGACTGCTGGAGCCCATAAATACCCGCATCACGGATCCCCGGTACTTCCTGGACACGCCCCAGCAGG CGGCAGCCATCTTACAGAAGGTGGGAAGACCCAACCTCCAGCTACAGATGGTAAGTGGGGGAGAGGAAGGGCTTCTCAAAGGGCCCGTGTTCTCCAAATCCAGGGACAGTGGTGCGGGCTGCAGGGTCTCTGACGGTGGGAATCTGCTCCAGGACTTATTCCACTGGCAGATCATGGACGGGAACCTGACGGGGAACGTGCGTGAGTTCATGCCCATTGTTG AGCACGTGCAGGTGGCACAGGTCCCGGGTCGGGGGGAACCCGACAGCCCCGGAGAGCTCAACTTCTCGTATCTGTTCCAACTGCTGGAAGATGAAGGCTACACAGGCTTCGTGGGCTGCGAGTACCAGCCTCGAGGTGAGGGTGGGCTGAGCCTGGCCCCTGGAGGGACAGTGTCGGACAGGGGCTGTCTTCCTCCTCATGGGCTGAGATGCCTCGCGCCCCGCTCCCCTCAGGAGACACCGTAG
- the HYI gene encoding putative hydroxypyruvate isomerase isoform X4, with protein sequence MAPLRFSANLSWLFPELSGFPARLRAAGSSGFEAAEIGWPYAEPPEALARAAREAGLRVVLINTPPGDREKGENGLGAVPGRQAAFREGLEQAVLYAKALGCSRIHLMAGRVPKGADRAVVRGEMETVFLENLRHAAEVLAQENLVGLLEPINTRITDPRYFLDTPQQAAAILQKVGRPNLQLQMDLFHWQIMDGNLTGNVREFMPIVGEAPFLASSWSAMRFPLSFHSSHPLHLPPEHVQVAQVPGRGEPDSPGELNFSYLFQLLEDEGYTGFVGCEYQPRGEGGLSLAPGGTVSDRGCLPPHGLRCLAPRSPQETP encoded by the exons ATGGCTCCACTCCGTTTCTCGGCCAACCTGTCGTGGTTGTTCCCGGAGCTCTCGGGCTTTCCCGCGCGGCTCCGGGCCGCGGGCAGTTCCGGCTTCGAAGCGGCCGAGATCGGCTGGCCGTATGCGGAGCCGCCGGAGGCGCTGGCGCGCGCGGCGCGGGAAGCCGGGCTACGGGTCGTGCTAATCAACACGCCCCCGG gagacagagagaagggGGAGAATGGGCTGGGGGCTGTTCCCGGGAGGCAGGCGGCCTTCCGAGAAGGGCTGGAGCAGGCGGTGCTGTACGCTAAGGCTCTGGGCTGTTCCAG GATTCACCTGATGGCTGGCCGAGTGCCCAAGGGGGCTGACAGAGCCGTGGTCAGGGGTGAAATGGAGACAGTTTTCCTGGAGAACCTCAGGCATGCAGCTGAGGTTTTGGCTCAG GAGAACCTCGTGGGACTGCTGGAGCCCATAAATACCCGCATCACGGATCCCCGGTACTTCCTGGACACGCCCCAGCAGG CGGCAGCCATCTTACAGAAGGTGGGAAGACCCAACCTCCAGCTACAGATG GACTTATTCCACTGGCAGATCATGGACGGGAACCTGACGGGGAACGTGCGTGAGTTCATGCCCATTGTTGGTGAGGCCCCTTTCTTGGCTTCTTCCTGGTCTGCCATGAGGTTTCCTCTGTCCTTCCACTCTTCCCACCCCCTACATCTACCCCCAGAGCACGTGCAGGTGGCACAGGTCCCGGGTCGGGGGGAACCCGACAGCCCCGGAGAGCTCAACTTCTCGTATCTGTTCCAACTGCTGGAAGATGAAGGCTACACAGGCTTCGTGGGCTGCGAGTACCAGCCTCGAGGTGAGGGTGGGCTGAGCCTGGCCCCTGGAGGGACAGTGTCGGACAGGGGCTGTCTTCCTCCTCATGGGCTGAGATGCCTCGCGCCCCGCTCCCCTCAGGAGACACCGTAG
- the HYI gene encoding putative hydroxypyruvate isomerase isoform X7, giving the protein MAGRVPKGADRAVVRGEMETVFLENLRHAAEVLAQENLVGLLEPINTRITDPRYFLDTPQQAAAILQKVGRPNLQLQMVSGGEEGLLKGPVFSKSRDSGAGCRVSDGGNLLQDLFHWQIMDGNLTGNVREFMPIVGEAPFLASSWSAMRFPLSFHSSHPLHLPPEHVQVAQVPGRGEPDSPGELNFSYLFQLLEDEGYTGFVGCEYQPRGEGGLSLAPGGTVSDRGCLPPHGLRCLAPRSPQETP; this is encoded by the exons ATGGCTGGCCGAGTGCCCAAGGGGGCTGACAGAGCCGTGGTCAGGGGTGAAATGGAGACAGTTTTCCTGGAGAACCTCAGGCATGCAGCTGAGGTTTTGGCTCAG GAGAACCTCGTGGGACTGCTGGAGCCCATAAATACCCGCATCACGGATCCCCGGTACTTCCTGGACACGCCCCAGCAGG CGGCAGCCATCTTACAGAAGGTGGGAAGACCCAACCTCCAGCTACAGATGGTAAGTGGGGGAGAGGAAGGGCTTCTCAAAGGGCCCGTGTTCTCCAAATCCAGGGACAGTGGTGCGGGCTGCAGGGTCTCTGACGGTGGGAATCTGCTCCAGGACTTATTCCACTGGCAGATCATGGACGGGAACCTGACGGGGAACGTGCGTGAGTTCATGCCCATTGTTGGTGAGGCCCCTTTCTTGGCTTCTTCCTGGTCTGCCATGAGGTTTCCTCTGTCCTTCCACTCTTCCCACCCCCTACATCTACCCCCAGAGCACGTGCAGGTGGCACAGGTCCCGGGTCGGGGGGAACCCGACAGCCCCGGAGAGCTCAACTTCTCGTATCTGTTCCAACTGCTGGAAGATGAAGGCTACACAGGCTTCGTGGGCTGCGAGTACCAGCCTCGAGGTGAGGGTGGGCTGAGCCTGGCCCCTGGAGGGACAGTGTCGGACAGGGGCTGTCTTCCTCCTCATGGGCTGAGATGCCTCGCGCCCCGCTCCCCTCAGGAGACACCGTAG